Proteins co-encoded in one Streptomyces sp. JH34 genomic window:
- a CDS encoding DoxX family membrane protein, producing MSVDTRTPRFDDQPALSMTKVDSDPAQVIVSHASFRVQLAPGQRTRLRPGGAGRARIPAMSGPGGRRRAPVVWSGRSEPGDPGATGLLQAVRNSTAGHLDARPGDAGHDDAGGGTQVIPRLDETQPNPVVPAPHRHGGGRTGPLLPPMRRAVGAYDAVDTPAHDAYDVTYDDDPGTEGRDGTSEGDRRQAGDTVRHAYYPGRRMNLGVVLLPLRVILGFLSIYTGMGKLCDPAYFDGGDRGSMVKWLTSLHPWTAAEPLRDLALSHPVAAGLCVAFLQVVVGVLTVLGLWQRFAAAFGVLLSAALLVTVSWRGAAAYDTPDIILLAAWSPLVIAGAPVYSLDGRLSGEAWRTLGPRSAIWDLRRRVLRRGTAVATVVVGLTLLVGSMLGGAVRSTQVVTVPGPDSYPTNQLPGSPLPDKSEGKKREPSSTPDNRAPETSPSSAPGTPSAEESTPGSGPGRESGPTAGASTGQPSQTQGTGQAPPQEPAPQEPPADDAGPSSSGSASSGGSDGGSDGGSDGGSDGGSSGGAGQNPIGGLLG from the coding sequence ATGAGTGTGGACACCAGAACGCCTCGGTTCGACGACCAACCCGCCCTGAGCATGACGAAGGTGGACAGCGACCCCGCGCAGGTCATCGTCAGCCACGCTAGCTTCCGGGTGCAGCTCGCCCCCGGCCAGCGCACCCGCCTTCGCCCCGGCGGCGCCGGACGGGCCAGGATTCCCGCCATGAGCGGTCCGGGCGGTCGCAGGCGGGCCCCCGTCGTCTGGAGCGGCAGGTCGGAGCCGGGCGACCCCGGAGCGACCGGACTCCTGCAGGCGGTACGGAACTCCACCGCCGGCCACCTCGACGCCCGCCCCGGCGACGCGGGCCACGACGACGCGGGCGGCGGCACACAGGTCATCCCGCGCCTCGACGAGACCCAGCCCAACCCCGTGGTCCCCGCGCCCCACCGGCACGGAGGCGGCCGCACCGGACCGCTGCTGCCCCCCATGCGGCGGGCCGTCGGTGCCTACGACGCCGTCGACACGCCGGCTCACGACGCGTACGACGTGACCTACGACGACGACCCCGGGACCGAGGGCCGGGACGGCACCTCCGAAGGCGACCGGCGCCAGGCCGGCGACACCGTCCGGCACGCCTACTACCCCGGCCGCCGGATGAACCTCGGCGTCGTCCTCCTCCCGCTGCGCGTCATCCTCGGCTTCCTCTCCATCTACACCGGCATGGGCAAGCTCTGCGACCCCGCCTACTTCGACGGCGGCGACCGCGGCTCGATGGTCAAGTGGCTGACCTCGCTGCACCCGTGGACAGCCGCCGAACCCCTGCGGGACCTCGCGCTCTCCCACCCCGTCGCAGCCGGTCTCTGCGTCGCCTTCCTCCAGGTCGTCGTCGGTGTCCTCACCGTCCTCGGGCTCTGGCAGCGGTTCGCCGCGGCCTTCGGCGTCCTGCTCTCGGCCGCCCTGCTGGTGACGGTCAGCTGGCGCGGCGCCGCGGCGTACGACACCCCCGACATCATCCTGCTCGCCGCCTGGAGCCCCCTCGTCATCGCGGGTGCCCCCGTCTACTCCCTCGACGGGCGCCTCTCCGGGGAGGCCTGGCGCACGCTCGGCCCCCGCTCCGCGATCTGGGACCTGCGGCGCCGGGTACTGCGTCGCGGCACCGCGGTCGCCACCGTGGTCGTCGGCCTGACCCTGCTCGTCGGCTCGATGCTCGGCGGGGCCGTCCGCTCCACGCAGGTCGTCACCGTGCCGGGCCCCGACAGCTACCCGACCAACCAGCTGCCCGGCTCCCCGCTCCCCGACAAGTCCGAGGGCAAGAAGCGCGAGCCCTCCAGTACCCCGGACAACCGGGCGCCGGAGACGTCGCCCTCCAGTGCGCCGGGCACCCCGTCGGCCGAGGAGTCCACCCCGGGCTCCGGGCCCGGGCGTGAGTCCGGCCCGACGGCAGGGGCGAGCACGGGACAGCCCAGCCAGACCCAGGGCACCGGCCAGGCACCCCCGCAGGAGCCCGCGCCGCAGGAGCCCCCGGCGGACGACGCGGGCCCCAGCTCGTCGGGTTCCGCCTCCTCGGGCGGATCGGACGGAGGGTCGGACGGCGGCTCCGACGGGGGGTCGGACGGGGGCTCGTCCGGCGGCGCCGGCCAGAACCCCATCGGCGGCCTCCTCGGCTGA
- the rlmB gene encoding 23S rRNA (guanosine(2251)-2'-O)-methyltransferase RlmB yields MAGNSQRRNRRTSNKKGMQVGSGGNRRRALEGKGPTPPASARKGHKKNRVANAQAKQAAARRPAPRRGGVKGTSEMVVGRNPVFEALRDGVPATTLYVQQYIDNDERVREALQLAGERGNINLMEAPRPELDRMTNGLNHQGLVLQVPPYEYAHPEDLTAAAYDSNEDPLIVALDGVTDPRNLGAIVRSVSAFGGHGVVVPERRAAGMTAGAWKSSAGTAARTPVSRVTNLTRALEGYQKAGLTVVGLAADGEHTVEDLEALEGPVVIVIGSEGKGLGRLVGETCDYRVRISMPGGAESLNAGVAAGIVLYEVARRRAV; encoded by the coding sequence ATGGCCGGGAACAGCCAGCGCAGGAACCGCCGCACGTCCAACAAGAAGGGCATGCAGGTCGGCAGCGGCGGTAACCGACGCCGTGCTCTCGAAGGCAAGGGACCGACGCCGCCCGCCTCCGCCCGCAAGGGACACAAGAAGAACAGGGTGGCGAACGCCCAGGCCAAGCAGGCCGCGGCACGCCGCCCCGCCCCGCGCCGCGGTGGCGTCAAGGGCACGTCGGAGATGGTCGTCGGCCGCAACCCGGTCTTCGAGGCGCTGCGCGACGGCGTCCCCGCGACCACCCTCTACGTCCAGCAGTACATCGACAACGACGAGCGGGTCCGCGAGGCCCTCCAGCTCGCCGGTGAGCGCGGCAACATCAACCTCATGGAGGCCCCGCGCCCCGAGCTCGACCGGATGACGAACGGCCTGAACCACCAGGGCCTCGTCCTCCAGGTCCCGCCGTACGAGTACGCGCACCCGGAGGACCTCACCGCCGCCGCGTACGACAGCAACGAGGACCCGCTGATCGTCGCCCTCGACGGCGTCACCGACCCCCGCAACCTCGGCGCGATCGTCCGCTCCGTCTCCGCCTTCGGCGGCCACGGCGTCGTCGTCCCCGAGCGCCGGGCGGCCGGTATGACCGCCGGAGCGTGGAAGTCCTCGGCGGGCACGGCGGCCCGTACTCCCGTCTCGCGCGTCACCAACCTGACCCGCGCCCTCGAGGGCTACCAGAAGGCGGGCCTCACCGTCGTCGGCCTCGCGGCGGACGGCGAGCACACCGTCGAGGACCTCGAGGCGCTGGAGGGCCCCGTCGTCATCGTCATCGGCAGCGAGGGCAAGGGCCTGGGCCGCCTCGTCGGCGAGACCTGCGACTACCGGGTCCGGATCTCCATGCCGGGCGGTGCCGAATCCCTGAACGCCGGTGTCGCCGCCGGCATCGTCCTCTACGAAGTGGCACGCCGCCGGGCCGTGTGA
- a CDS encoding nucleotidyltransferase family protein, protein MHTFPTQAVILAGGQGSRLRPYTDDRPKPMVEIPGTGTPIIGHQLSWLAAEGVTDAVISCGHLADVLQEWLASADLPLRVTTVVETEPLGRGGGLKHAATRLPDPSEPWYATNGDIWTRFSLREMAAFHAERDATATLALARPRIPWGAVETDAFGHITDFIESPPSPYLINAGVYVFAPAFTGMLPDRGDHERTTFPRLARERRLAGFPLPHGAYWRAIDTAKDLTEAAKELGAHVGG, encoded by the coding sequence ATGCATACGTTTCCGACGCAGGCCGTGATCCTGGCGGGTGGTCAGGGCTCGCGGCTTCGCCCGTACACCGATGACCGTCCGAAGCCGATGGTCGAGATCCCGGGGACCGGGACCCCGATCATCGGCCATCAGCTCTCCTGGCTGGCCGCCGAGGGCGTCACCGACGCCGTGATCTCGTGCGGCCATCTCGCCGATGTGCTGCAGGAGTGGCTGGCCTCGGCCGACCTTCCGCTGCGTGTCACGACCGTCGTCGAGACCGAGCCCCTGGGCCGGGGCGGCGGTCTCAAGCATGCCGCGACGCGGCTGCCCGATCCGTCGGAGCCCTGGTACGCGACCAACGGCGACATCTGGACCCGCTTCTCGCTGCGGGAGATGGCCGCCTTCCACGCCGAGCGGGACGCCACCGCGACGCTCGCGCTGGCCCGCCCGCGGATCCCGTGGGGCGCCGTGGAGACGGACGCGTTCGGCCACATCACCGACTTCATCGAGTCCCCGCCCTCCCCGTACCTGATCAACGCCGGGGTGTACGTCTTCGCGCCCGCGTTCACCGGGATGCTGCCCGACCGCGGTGACCACGAGCGGACGACGTTCCCCAGGCTGGCACGTGAGCGCCGCCTGGCCGGCTTCCCGTTGCCCCACGGGGCGTACTGGCGGGCCATCGACACTGCGAAGGACCTCACGGAGGCGGCGAAGGAGCTGGGCGCCCACGTGGGCGGCTGA
- the ugpC gene encoding sn-glycerol-3-phosphate ABC transporter ATP-binding protein UgpC: MASVTFDKASRVYPGSTKPAVDQLEIEIADGEFLVLVGPSGCGKSTSLRMLAGLEDVNGGAIRIGDRDVTHLPPKDRDIAMVFQNYALYPHMSVADNMGFALKIAGVNKTEIRAKVEEAAKMLDLTDYLDRKPKALSGGQRQRVAMGRAIVREPQVFLMDEPLSNLDAKLRVSTRTQIASLQRRLGITTVYVTHDQVEALTMGDRVAVLKDGLLQQVDSPRNMYDRPANLFVAGFIGSPAMNLVEVPITDGGVKFGNSVVPVSREALTAAANRGDTTVTVGIRPEHFDIVEHGGAAATGLSKASSDAPAGLAVSVNVVEELGADGFVYGAAQVGGEHKDLVVRVGGRAVPEKGTELHVVPRPDELHVFATSTGERLTA, from the coding sequence ATGGCCAGTGTCACGTTCGACAAGGCGTCCCGCGTCTACCCCGGCTCCACGAAGCCGGCTGTGGACCAGCTCGAGATCGAGATCGCGGACGGTGAGTTCCTCGTCCTCGTCGGGCCTTCCGGTTGTGGCAAGTCGACCTCCCTGCGCATGCTCGCGGGTCTCGAGGACGTCAACGGCGGTGCCATCCGCATCGGTGACCGCGACGTCACGCACCTGCCCCCGAAGGACCGGGACATCGCCATGGTGTTCCAGAACTACGCGCTCTACCCGCACATGTCCGTCGCGGACAACATGGGCTTCGCCCTCAAGATCGCCGGTGTGAACAAGACCGAGATCCGGGCGAAGGTCGAAGAGGCCGCCAAGATGCTGGACCTCACCGACTACCTCGACCGCAAGCCGAAGGCGCTCTCCGGTGGTCAGCGTCAGCGTGTGGCGATGGGCCGCGCGATCGTGCGTGAGCCGCAGGTCTTCCTCATGGACGAGCCTCTGTCGAACCTCGACGCCAAGCTCCGTGTCTCGACGCGTACGCAGATCGCCTCGCTGCAGCGCCGCCTCGGCATCACCACCGTGTACGTCACCCACGACCAGGTCGAGGCCCTCACCATGGGTGACCGCGTCGCGGTCCTCAAGGACGGTCTGCTCCAGCAGGTCGACTCGCCGCGCAACATGTACGACCGCCCGGCGAACCTCTTCGTCGCCGGCTTCATCGGCTCCCCCGCGATGAACCTCGTCGAGGTCCCGATCACCGACGGTGGCGTGAAGTTCGGCAACAGCGTCGTCCCGGTCTCCCGCGAGGCGCTCACCGCCGCTGCGAACCGTGGTGACACCACCGTCACGGTCGGCATCCGCCCGGAGCACTTCGACATCGTCGAGCACGGTGGCGCCGCCGCGACCGGCCTCTCCAAGGCCTCCTCCGACGCCCCGGCCGGTCTGGCCGTCTCCGTCAACGTCGTCGAGGAGCTCGGCGCCGACGGCTTCGTCTACGGTGCCGCGCAGGTCGGTGGCGAGCACAAGGACCTGGTCGTCCGTGTCGGCGGCCGCGCCGTCCCGGAGAAGGGCACCGAGCTGCACGTCGTCCCGCGCCCGGACGAGCTGCACGTCTTCGCCACCTCGACCGGTGAGCGCCTGACCGCCTGA
- the cysS gene encoding cysteine--tRNA ligase, which produces MTIRLHDTNARQIRDFAPLTAGCVSIYLCGATVQAAPHIGHIRSGLNFDIMRRWFEYRGYDVTFIRNVTDIDDKIIKKSAEQNRPWWSIGYDNERAFNDGYDALGCLPPTYEPRATGHITEMVEMMRGLIERGHAYEADGNVYFDVRSYEGYLELSNQDLDDLRQPSGDNETGKRDKRDFAMWKAAKPGEPSWETPWGRGRPGWHLECSAMAHKYLGTAFDIHGGGIDLIFPHHENEIAQAKAFGDDFAKYWVHNGWVTLSGEKMSKSLGNSVLVTDMVKQWRPIVLRYYLGTPHYRSMIEYSEEALREAESAFARIEGFVQRVVEKAGGPVEAASEVPPAFAEAMDDDLGVPQALAIIHTTVRQGNSALAADDKEAAVARLAEVRAMLGVLGLDPLDPHWAGESDRGEDLHGVVDTLVRLVLDQRQSARERKDWPAADAIRDQLNQSGLVIEDSPTGPRWTLGPR; this is translated from the coding sequence GTGACTATTCGCCTGCATGACACCAACGCCCGGCAGATCCGTGACTTCGCCCCGCTCACCGCGGGCTGTGTCTCGATCTACCTCTGTGGCGCGACTGTCCAGGCCGCCCCGCACATCGGGCACATCAGGTCCGGACTGAACTTCGACATCATGCGCCGCTGGTTCGAATACCGCGGCTACGACGTGACGTTCATCCGGAATGTCACCGACATCGACGACAAGATCATCAAGAAGTCGGCCGAGCAGAACCGCCCCTGGTGGTCCATCGGCTACGACAACGAGCGCGCCTTCAACGACGGCTACGACGCCCTGGGCTGCCTCCCGCCCACGTACGAACCGCGCGCCACCGGCCACATCACCGAGATGGTCGAGATGATGCGCGGCCTCATCGAGCGCGGCCACGCCTACGAGGCCGACGGCAACGTCTACTTCGACGTCCGCTCGTACGAGGGGTATCTGGAGCTCTCCAACCAGGACCTCGACGACCTGCGCCAGCCGTCCGGCGACAACGAGACCGGCAAGCGGGACAAGCGCGACTTCGCCATGTGGAAGGCCGCCAAGCCGGGCGAGCCCAGCTGGGAGACCCCGTGGGGCCGCGGCCGCCCCGGCTGGCACCTGGAGTGCTCCGCGATGGCCCACAAGTACCTCGGCACCGCCTTCGACATCCACGGCGGCGGCATCGACCTGATCTTCCCGCACCACGAGAACGAGATCGCCCAGGCCAAGGCCTTCGGCGACGACTTCGCGAAGTACTGGGTGCACAACGGCTGGGTCACGCTGTCCGGCGAGAAGATGTCGAAGTCCCTGGGCAACTCCGTCCTGGTCACCGACATGGTCAAGCAGTGGCGCCCGATCGTCCTCCGCTACTACCTCGGCACCCCGCACTACCGCTCGATGATCGAGTACAGCGAGGAGGCCCTGCGCGAGGCCGAATCCGCGTTCGCGCGTATCGAGGGCTTCGTCCAGCGCGTGGTGGAGAAGGCCGGCGGGCCGGTCGAGGCCGCCTCCGAGGTCCCGCCCGCGTTCGCCGAGGCCATGGACGACGACCTCGGTGTCCCGCAGGCACTCGCGATCATCCACACCACCGTCCGGCAGGGCAATTCCGCCCTCGCCGCCGACGACAAGGAAGCGGCCGTCGCCCGCCTCGCCGAGGTGCGCGCGATGCTCGGCGTCCTCGGACTCGACCCCCTCGACCCCCACTGGGCGGGCGAGAGCGACCGGGGTGAGGACCTGCACGGCGTCGTCGACACCCTCGTACGACTCGTCCTCGACCAGCGCCAGTCCGCCCGTGAACGCAAGGACTGGCCCGCCGCAGACGCGATCCGGGACCAGCTCAACCAGTCCGGCCTCGTCATCGAGGACAGCCCCACCGGACCCCGCTGGACGCTCGGACCCCGCTGA